From a single Oceanobacillus kimchii X50 genomic region:
- a CDS encoding sulfite exporter TauE/SafE family protein: protein MFDFSLLDWFIVLICALFVGFSKSGLPNLVILVVTLIMFVFPARESVGILLPMLLIGDLFAVTYYRRNVVWKYLTNLIPWVLIGILTGFFVLQYVNDEQLKPIIGIIVLIMIALNVVRERLGSKFNEMLPTSLTFTILMGVLGGFTTMVGNAAGAIMTIYLLVKGLPKKEFVGTGAWFFLSVNVIKFPFYMYLGLITTESLIFNLTMAPIIVLGAIIGVKVLPLIPQNVFTILILVLATIGGINLLIN, encoded by the coding sequence ATGTTTGATTTTTCATTATTAGATTGGTTTATCGTTCTTATCTGTGCATTATTTGTTGGATTTTCAAAGTCTGGATTACCCAATTTAGTTATTTTAGTTGTAACTTTAATTATGTTTGTATTTCCTGCACGGGAATCAGTAGGTATATTACTTCCTATGTTATTAATTGGAGATTTATTTGCGGTTACATATTATCGTAGAAATGTAGTTTGGAAGTATCTAACGAATTTGATACCTTGGGTGTTAATTGGAATCTTGACAGGCTTCTTTGTACTGCAGTATGTCAATGATGAACAGTTAAAACCAATCATCGGTATTATTGTTTTAATCATGATAGCATTAAATGTGGTTAGAGAGAGGCTGGGTAGTAAATTTAATGAGATGCTACCGACTTCATTGACATTTACAATTTTAATGGGAGTGCTTGGTGGCTTTACTACAATGGTTGGTAATGCAGCTGGTGCTATTATGACGATATACTTGCTTGTAAAAGGGCTTCCAAAGAAAGAATTTGTGGGGACAGGTGCTTGGTTTTTCCTTTCAGTTAATGTGATTAAATTTCCTTTTTATATGTACTTAGGATTAATTACTACCGAATCATTAATATTTAATTTAACAATGGCACCGATTATCGTACTTGGAGCTATAATCGGAGTGAAAGTGTTACCGCTTATACCGCAAAATGTATTTACTATACTTATATTAGTCTTAGCAACGATAGGTGGAATCAATTTACTTATTAATTAG